From Aerosticca soli, a single genomic window includes:
- a CDS encoding CopK family periplasmic copper-binding protein, producing the protein MKSQIVIAALLSALSVPAFAGHAAAQAAKEMVPLADGGTLYIFKDGKMAQESRFGRAVYLNVGASVSTKDGRNIAITSNEVARLGSLLQKEHGG; encoded by the coding sequence ATGAAATCGCAAATTGTCATTGCCGCCCTGTTGAGCGCTCTCTCCGTGCCAGCCTTCGCCGGTCATGCAGCAGCCCAAGCAGCCAAGGAAATGGTTCCCTTGGCTGACGGGGGAACGCTGTACATCTTCAAGGACGGAAAGATGGCACAGGAAAGCCGCTTCGGGCGCGCCGTCTATCTCAATGTCGGAGCTTCGGTGTCGACGAAGGATGGGCGCAACATCGCGATCACCAGCAATGAAGTCGCTCGCCTCGGGTCGCTGCTACAAAAAGAGCACGGCGGATGA
- the copD gene encoding copper homeostasis membrane protein CopD, with the protein MAGDWLTIVLRLALYLDLAAAFGVAMFGLYALGNDERSSTISRRYRVLIGASAAIGIALSMWGMTVMAKAMSGAQSYAELSTHVFDMLITGTHMGIAWCIRILALLVCVLVAMLKLNATLRFAVMALSTGVALATLAWAGHGAMDDGVRGYIHLASDITHLWAAGAWVGALVAFLMLASHKQDVAQDPVAVLSRTSNGFTRIGTAIVAALVVSGILNYLLIAGPSFDPLISTLYGRLLMVKLLLFAGMLALAAANRYRLSPSLEAALKAGNRAQAVIKLRQSLFTEATLAVLVLAIVAWLGILSPTGT; encoded by the coding sequence ATGGCCGGGGATTGGTTGACCATCGTCCTGCGCCTGGCGCTGTATCTGGACCTGGCGGCGGCGTTTGGCGTCGCCATGTTCGGTCTCTATGCTTTGGGCAACGACGAGCGATCCTCGACGATCTCGCGCCGCTATCGCGTCCTCATTGGCGCATCCGCTGCCATCGGCATTGCCCTGTCGATGTGGGGCATGACGGTCATGGCCAAGGCCATGTCCGGTGCCCAGAGCTACGCGGAGCTGTCAACGCACGTCTTCGACATGCTCATTACGGGCACGCACATGGGCATCGCCTGGTGCATTCGCATCCTCGCGCTGTTGGTGTGTGTGCTCGTCGCAATGTTGAAATTGAACGCTACCTTGCGATTTGCAGTGATGGCGCTCTCCACCGGCGTGGCGCTGGCGACCCTTGCGTGGGCAGGCCACGGCGCGATGGACGACGGCGTTCGCGGCTACATCCATCTTGCGTCGGATATCACGCACCTCTGGGCAGCGGGCGCTTGGGTGGGCGCATTGGTGGCGTTCTTGATGCTGGCATCCCACAAGCAGGATGTCGCGCAAGACCCGGTAGCGGTCCTCAGTCGGACGTCGAATGGCTTTACTCGCATAGGTACAGCGATCGTGGCTGCACTCGTCGTGAGTGGAATTCTCAATTACCTGTTGATCGCCGGACCATCGTTTGATCCGCTCATCTCGACGCTGTATGGCCGGCTGCTGATGGTAAAGCTCTTGCTTTTCGCAGGCATGCTGGCGTTGGCTGCTGCCAATCGGTATCGGTTGAGCCCGAGCCTGGAGGCTGCTTTGAAGGCAGGCAATCGCGCACAGGCAGTCATCAAGCTTAGACAGAGTCTGTTCACGGAGGCGACCTTGGCCGTTTTGGTTCTGGCGATCGTTGCATGGCTTGGCATCTTGTCTCCCACTGGAACCTAG
- the copC gene encoding copper homeostasis periplasmic binding protein CopC, with amino-acid sequence MTRSHFIAKLVAPIAAGLFATAAFAHPSLVSSTPADKSQVSAPATIELKFSETLVPQFSAASLVMTGMPGMASHGPMKINASVAAAGDGKTMVITPAQALQPGDYRVEWRAVSSDTHPITGNVTFKVK; translated from the coding sequence ATGACCCGTTCACATTTCATCGCCAAGCTCGTCGCGCCGATCGCTGCTGGTCTGTTCGCCACCGCCGCATTCGCGCATCCTTCGCTGGTGTCTTCAACGCCGGCCGACAAGTCGCAGGTTTCTGCGCCAGCCACCATCGAACTGAAGTTCTCCGAGACGCTGGTGCCGCAGTTCTCCGCCGCGAGCCTTGTCATGACTGGCATGCCGGGAATGGCGAGCCATGGCCCGATGAAGATCAACGCCAGCGTCGCGGCTGCCGGCGACGGCAAGACCATGGTCATCACGCCGGCACAGGCGCTCCAGCCCGGTGACTATCGCGTCGAATGGCGTGCCGTCTCCTCGGACACGCATCCGATCACGGGTAACGTCACCTTCAAGGTGAAGTAA
- a CDS encoding heavy metal translocating P-type ATPase, which produces MAVTAASEHRSTHLGNTYLFCSTGCKAKFDADPARYASGDAGIGTGSGHAPHHHASTAVSPAPAASPTAPGTIYTCPMHPEIRQDHPGTCPKCGMTLEPLLPDLDDDNPELRDFSRRFWWTLPLTLVVLALAMLGERLHLMDMATQSWVELVLSLPIVLWAGWPFFSRGWLSVVNRSPNMWTLIGLGTGAAFIYSVVATVAPEVFPASFMSMGRVGVYFEAAAVIISLTLLGQVLELKARSQTSAAIKSLLGLAPKTARRINADGSEEDVPLSHVHVGDLLRIRPGEKVPVDGIVHEGSSSIDESMLTGEPLPVSKRVGDKVIGATLNTSGALVMRSERIGSDTVLSQIVQMVAQAQRSKAPMQRMADVVAGYFVMAVVAIAVTTLLVWGFFGPQPTWVYGLINAVAVLIIACPCALGLATPMSIMVATGRGATQGVLFRDAAAIENLRKVDTLVIDKTGTLTEGRPAFDQVVAAPGFTNDEVLRLAASLDQGSEHPLADAIVQAARAQGLQLVKPQSFESGTGIGVRGKVEHRQLALGNTVLMEQSGVSVEPLVPQAEALRGEGASVMYLAVDGQLAGLLAVSDPVKGSTPEALAALKAAGLRVIMATGDGQTTAKAVGARLGIDEVHGEVKPADKLMLIERLQKEGRIVAMAGDGINDAPALAKADVGIAMGTGTDVAMNSAQVTLVKGDLRGIAVARTLSVSTVRNMKQNLMFAFLYNALGIPIAAGVLYPLTGWLLSPLIAALAMSLSSASVVGNALRLRASRL; this is translated from the coding sequence ATGGCGGTCACGGCGGCGTCGGAGCACCGTTCCACGCACTTGGGGAACACGTACTTGTTTTGCAGCACCGGATGCAAGGCCAAATTCGACGCCGATCCGGCGCGATATGCCAGCGGTGACGCGGGCATAGGCACAGGCAGCGGCCATGCACCGCATCACCATGCCAGCACCGCAGTTTCACCGGCCCCGGCGGCATCGCCAACCGCGCCCGGAACCATCTACACCTGCCCGATGCACCCGGAGATCCGCCAGGATCATCCGGGAACCTGCCCCAAGTGCGGGATGACGCTGGAGCCTCTGCTGCCCGACCTCGATGACGACAACCCGGAGTTGCGTGACTTCTCGCGTCGCTTCTGGTGGACCTTGCCGCTGACGCTCGTGGTCTTGGCGCTGGCGATGCTGGGCGAGCGGCTGCACCTGATGGACATGGCTACACAGAGCTGGGTCGAGTTGGTGCTGTCGTTGCCGATCGTGCTGTGGGCCGGCTGGCCCTTCTTCTCCCGCGGCTGGCTGTCCGTGGTCAACCGCAGCCCGAACATGTGGACACTGATCGGCCTGGGAACGGGTGCGGCATTCATCTACAGCGTTGTGGCAACCGTTGCGCCGGAAGTGTTTCCAGCTTCCTTCATGTCCATGGGACGGGTCGGCGTGTATTTCGAGGCCGCCGCCGTCATCATCTCGCTGACACTGCTCGGCCAGGTGCTGGAACTCAAGGCCCGCTCCCAGACTTCGGCAGCCATCAAGTCGCTGCTGGGGCTGGCACCCAAGACGGCGCGGCGCATCAATGCGGACGGCAGCGAGGAAGACGTGCCACTCAGCCATGTGCACGTCGGCGACCTGCTGCGCATCCGACCCGGCGAGAAGGTGCCGGTGGATGGCATCGTGCACGAGGGCAGCAGCTCGATTGACGAATCCATGCTGACCGGCGAACCGCTGCCCGTCAGCAAGCGCGTGGGCGACAAGGTCATCGGGGCCACACTCAACACCAGCGGCGCGCTGGTCATGCGTTCGGAGCGGATCGGCTCGGACACCGTTCTATCGCAGATCGTCCAGATGGTCGCCCAGGCGCAGCGTTCCAAGGCACCGATGCAACGCATGGCCGATGTCGTTGCCGGCTACTTCGTGATGGCCGTCGTCGCCATTGCGGTAACGACGCTCCTTGTATGGGGATTCTTCGGGCCACAGCCCACCTGGGTCTATGGACTGATCAATGCGGTGGCCGTCCTGATCATCGCCTGCCCGTGCGCGCTGGGTCTGGCCACGCCGATGTCGATCATGGTCGCAACGGGCCGTGGCGCCACGCAGGGCGTGCTGTTCCGCGATGCCGCGGCGATCGAGAATCTTCGCAAGGTCGATACCCTCGTCATCGACAAGACAGGAACCCTGACCGAAGGCCGACCTGCTTTCGATCAGGTCGTCGCAGCCCCCGGCTTTACGAACGATGAGGTGCTGCGTCTTGCGGCCAGCCTGGACCAGGGCAGTGAACACCCCCTGGCCGACGCCATCGTGCAGGCCGCGCGTGCCCAGGGCCTCCAACTCGTGAAGCCTCAGAGCTTTGAATCGGGAACCGGCATCGGCGTGCGCGGAAAGGTTGAGCACCGGCAACTGGCGTTGGGCAACACAGTGCTGATGGAACAGTCTGGCGTATCGGTGGAACCGCTCGTACCCCAGGCCGAAGCTCTGCGCGGCGAAGGGGCCAGCGTCATGTACCTGGCGGTGGACGGGCAGCTCGCGGGCTTGCTCGCCGTGTCCGATCCGGTCAAGGGCAGCACCCCCGAGGCCCTGGCCGCGTTGAAGGCTGCGGGCCTGCGGGTCATCATGGCCACCGGGGACGGGCAGACCACCGCCAAAGCCGTCGGTGCACGCCTAGGCATCGACGAGGTGCATGGTGAGGTCAAGCCGGCGGACAAGCTCATGTTGATCGAGCGACTGCAGAAAGAAGGACGCATCGTCGCCATGGCCGGAGACGGCATCAACGACGCGCCGGCCTTGGCGAAGGCAGACGTGGGCATCGCCATGGGAACGGGAACCGACGTGGCGATGAACAGCGCCCAGGTCACGCTGGTCAAGGGTGACCTGCGTGGCATCGCTGTCGCTCGCACGCTCTCGGTGAGTACCGTGCGCAACATGAAGCAGAACCTCATGTTCGCCTTCCTCTACAACGCGCTGGGCATCCCCATCGCCGCCGGGGTTCTCTATCCCCTCACGGGCTGGCTGCTGTCGCCGCTGATCGCAGCATTGGCGATGAGCCTGAGTTCGGCGTCGGTCGTTGGCAACGCCTTGCGCCTGAGAGCGAGCCGACTGTGA
- a CDS encoding DUF2933 domain-containing protein, whose protein sequence is MQHQHTQTPSDRPRFWRSRYGVAFLIIAAVAAYFLLKEHTAHVAGYLPFLLLAACPLMHLFMHRGHGHGGHDHAARQGKEGAAASKEQKQ, encoded by the coding sequence ATGCAGCATCAGCACACACAGACCCCCAGCGATCGCCCCCGGTTCTGGCGATCGCGCTACGGCGTGGCGTTCCTCATCATCGCCGCTGTCGCCGCGTATTTCCTGCTCAAGGAGCATACGGCACATGTTGCCGGCTATCTCCCCTTCCTGCTGCTGGCGGCTTGTCCGCTGATGCACCTGTTCATGCACCGTGGTCACGGCCACGGCGGACACGATCATGCCGCGCGTCAGGGTAAGGAAGGTGCCGCAGCCTCCAAGGAGCAGAAGCAATGA
- a CDS encoding DUF411 domain-containing protein codes for MNMHYDRSQGKVPRRQALIAGLLVMALAGPSLAQSRPIAKVWKDPSCGCCKDWVSHLQGAGFDVQVLDTGNTAARTRLGIPQKYGSCHTAQIGGYAIEGHVPASDIQRLLREAPQAIGLAAPGMPVGSPGMDGPAYGGRKDAYDVLLIGKNGSSTVYQSHR; via the coding sequence ATGAACATGCACTACGACAGAAGCCAGGGCAAAGTGCCGAGACGCCAGGCATTGATCGCTGGCTTGTTGGTGATGGCACTCGCAGGACCGAGCCTGGCGCAGAGCCGACCGATTGCCAAGGTCTGGAAGGACCCGAGCTGCGGATGCTGCAAGGACTGGGTCTCACACCTGCAAGGCGCAGGCTTCGATGTGCAGGTTCTCGACACCGGGAACACCGCAGCGCGCACGCGGCTGGGCATCCCGCAGAAGTACGGTTCTTGCCACACGGCGCAGATCGGCGGCTATGCCATCGAGGGTCATGTGCCTGCCTCGGACATTCAACGCTTGCTGCGCGAAGCCCCGCAGGCCATCGGCCTCGCGGCGCCCGGCATGCCGGTCGGTTCGCCCGGCATGGATGGTCCGGCCTATGGTGGACGCAAGGACGCCTACGACGTGCTGCTGATTGGGAAAAACGGTAGCAGCACGGTCTATCAGTCGCATCGCTGA
- a CDS encoding copper resistance protein B, with translation MSKALPTRALATTLLALVSVAAQAQAQNDHAAHGQADAQTAAPSTQTVAPAADPHAGHATSASGSTAAPAMDHGNMQMQGGSAPPDARDPHGYSNGLTLGSGDYAVPGVPRLMLADEHRFFSLRGETLERRFTRKGDDSTAYDLQAWYGTTYNKAVVKAEGDIAKGKLEESRTELLWGHAVAPYWDTQLGVRVDNGEGPSRQWLAFGIQGLAPYWFELEATGYVGSGGRTALRVEGSYELLLTQRLILEPRAELQFYGKDDPERGIGKGLAEASAGLRLRYEFSRQFAPYIGVERAGSFGRTADYVRAEGGRAQQTRWVAGVRFWF, from the coding sequence ATGTCCAAAGCACTCCCCACTCGCGCACTGGCCACGACGCTTCTGGCCCTGGTAAGCGTCGCCGCCCAGGCACAAGCACAGAACGACCATGCAGCGCACGGCCAGGCCGACGCTCAAACGGCCGCGCCATCCACTCAGACCGTGGCTCCTGCCGCCGACCCGCACGCGGGTCACGCGACGTCGGCGAGCGGCTCGACCGCGGCCCCGGCCATGGATCACGGCAACATGCAGATGCAGGGCGGGTCGGCGCCTCCTGACGCCCGCGATCCGCATGGCTACTCCAATGGCCTGACATTGGGATCGGGCGACTACGCCGTACCCGGTGTGCCGCGGCTGATGCTGGCCGACGAACACAGGTTCTTTTCGTTGCGCGGCGAAACTCTGGAACGCCGCTTCACGCGCAAAGGAGACGACTCCACGGCCTACGACCTCCAGGCGTGGTATGGGACGACCTACAACAAGGCCGTCGTGAAGGCCGAAGGCGATATCGCCAAAGGAAAGCTCGAAGAATCGCGTACCGAGCTTCTCTGGGGGCACGCCGTCGCACCGTACTGGGACACCCAGCTCGGCGTTCGGGTGGATAACGGGGAAGGCCCGAGCCGTCAATGGTTGGCTTTCGGCATCCAGGGCCTCGCCCCCTACTGGTTCGAGCTGGAGGCGACGGGCTACGTGGGAAGTGGTGGACGTACGGCGCTGCGTGTCGAAGGCAGCTACGAGCTGCTGCTGACCCAGCGACTGATTCTGGAGCCTCGCGCCGAGTTGCAGTTTTATGGCAAGGACGACCCGGAACGCGGTATCGGCAAGGGCCTGGCCGAAGCGTCTGCTGGCTTGCGCCTGCGCTATGAATTCAGTCGCCAGTTCGCCCCCTATATCGGCGTGGAACGGGCGGGCAGCTTCGGACGCACCGCGGACTATGTGCGTGCCGAAGGCGGCCGTGCGCAGCAGACGCGCTGGGTGGCTGGCGTGCGATTCTGGTTCTAG
- a CDS encoding copper resistance system multicopper oxidase has protein sequence MPPRSPFFIVPTQGLSRRRFVQGLAAGGVLAGLSTPAFKAFAQQGSATRGAAPVLKGTEFDLVIAESPVNFTGKPGVATTINGSLPAPTLRWREGDTVTIRVTNKLREATSIHWHGIILPYQMDGVPGISFNGIAPGETFTYRFKVQQSGSYWYHSHSGFQELTGMYGAIIIDPAGAETIHADRDHVLLFSDWTDEDPMRVFTKLKSQSDYYNYNQPTVFDFFRDASREGTAAAIDKRKMWNEMRMNPTDLADLSAATLTYLANGVTPAGNWTALFRPGERVRLRMVNGAGNTFYDVRIPGLKLTVVHVDGVDVEPVTVDEFRFGPGETVDVIVQPRDDAYTIFAQAMDRTGYARATLAVREGLQAPVPALDPVEWLTMNDMMGGMMGGMDHGGSGQAMEMTGMTGMTGMTGMTGMGSGSMSGMDHGAMAGMNHGAMNHGGMAMDHSQHAAAAGGLAVPSTTARHARTEYGASTDMRVDMARTNLDDPGIGLRNNGRRVLTLADLHTPSGPLDKRGPGREVELHLTGNMERYAWSLDGLEFGKSTPVHFKHGERLRVILHNDTMMTHPMHLHGMWSELESPDGRFLARRHTLPVQPAQRISFLVTADALGRWAWHCHLMFHMDAGMFREVVVS, from the coding sequence ATGCCGCCTCGTTCACCCTTTTTTATCGTGCCCACACAGGGCCTTTCTCGTCGGCGTTTCGTCCAAGGGTTAGCCGCCGGCGGCGTTCTCGCTGGGCTGTCCACGCCGGCGTTCAAGGCATTTGCCCAGCAAGGCTCCGCGACGCGCGGTGCCGCCCCTGTGCTGAAGGGCACCGAGTTCGACTTGGTGATCGCCGAATCGCCCGTGAACTTCACGGGCAAGCCAGGCGTGGCTACGACCATCAACGGCTCGCTGCCGGCACCGACATTGCGTTGGCGCGAGGGTGACACCGTCACAATCCGTGTAACCAACAAGCTGCGTGAAGCCACATCCATTCACTGGCACGGGATCATCCTGCCGTATCAGATGGATGGCGTGCCGGGCATCAGCTTCAATGGCATCGCTCCCGGCGAGACCTTCACGTACCGCTTCAAGGTTCAGCAGAGCGGCTCCTACTGGTACCACTCGCACTCCGGCTTCCAGGAACTCACGGGCATGTACGGGGCGATCATCATCGACCCCGCTGGCGCCGAGACCATCCACGCCGACCGTGACCACGTGCTGCTGTTCTCGGATTGGACCGACGAAGACCCGATGCGGGTGTTCACCAAGCTCAAGTCCCAAAGCGACTATTACAACTACAACCAACCTACCGTCTTCGACTTCTTCCGGGACGCCTCGCGCGAAGGCACGGCCGCTGCGATCGACAAGCGCAAGATGTGGAACGAGATGCGGATGAATCCGACGGATCTCGCAGATCTGTCTGCCGCCACGCTGACCTATCTGGCCAACGGCGTCACCCCCGCCGGCAATTGGACGGCGCTGTTCCGACCGGGTGAGCGCGTGCGGCTGCGCATGGTCAACGGTGCGGGCAACACCTTCTACGACGTACGCATTCCAGGACTGAAACTCACGGTGGTGCACGTCGATGGTGTTGACGTGGAGCCGGTGACCGTCGATGAGTTCCGATTCGGTCCTGGCGAAACCGTCGACGTGATCGTCCAGCCACGGGATGACGCTTACACGATCTTCGCCCAGGCGATGGACCGGACAGGCTACGCGCGTGCCACGCTGGCCGTGCGTGAAGGTCTTCAAGCTCCCGTGCCTGCCCTCGATCCGGTCGAATGGCTGACCATGAACGACATGATGGGCGGCATGATGGGGGGCATGGACCATGGCGGGTCCGGCCAGGCCATGGAGATGACCGGGATGACGGGCATGACGGGCATGACCGGGATGACCGGGATGGGCTCGGGTTCGATGTCCGGGATGGATCATGGGGCGATGGCAGGCATGAATCACGGCGCCATGAACCACGGTGGCATGGCGATGGATCACAGCCAACACGCCGCGGCGGCGGGGGGACTGGCCGTGCCCAGCACTACTGCTCGCCACGCTCGCACCGAGTATGGTGCCAGCACGGACATGCGCGTTGACATGGCGCGCACCAACCTCGATGACCCCGGCATCGGACTGCGCAACAACGGTCGGCGCGTGTTGACCCTCGCGGATCTGCATACCCCGTCGGGGCCGCTGGACAAGAGAGGCCCCGGCCGGGAGGTCGAACTGCACCTCACGGGCAACATGGAACGCTACGCATGGTCCCTGGACGGGCTGGAGTTCGGAAAGTCCACGCCGGTGCACTTCAAACACGGCGAGCGGCTGCGGGTCATTCTGCACAACGACACCATGATGACCCATCCCATGCACCTGCACGGCATGTGGAGCGAGCTGGAAAGCCCCGACGGTCGCTTCCTTGCGCGCCGCCACACCCTGCCGGTGCAGCCGGCACAACGCATCAGCTTCCTGGTGACAGCCGACGCGCTCGGCCGCTGGGCGTGGCACTGCCACCTGATGTTCCACATGGATGCCGGCATGTTCCGCGAAGTCGTGGTGTCTTGA
- a CDS encoding heavy metal response regulator transcription factor, whose amino-acid sequence MKLLVVEDENKTADYVRQGLMEAGFVVDLARNGLDGHHLAMGETYDLVVLDVMLPDVDGWRIVRALRDAGKQVPVLFLTARGGVDDRVKGLELGADDYLVKPFAFSELLARVRTLLRRGSAPSQPDRIQVADLVLDLARRRATRAGQRINLTSKEFALLELLARRQGEVLPRSLIASQVWDMNFDSDSNVIDVAIRRLRAKIDDAFNPKLIHTVRGMGYTLDAPDDAPAP is encoded by the coding sequence ATGAAACTGCTGGTCGTTGAAGACGAGAACAAGACGGCGGATTACGTCCGCCAAGGTCTCATGGAGGCGGGATTCGTCGTGGATCTGGCGCGCAACGGATTGGACGGACACCACCTGGCCATGGGCGAGACATACGATCTGGTGGTCTTGGATGTCATGCTGCCGGATGTCGATGGCTGGCGCATCGTGCGTGCCCTTCGAGATGCCGGTAAACAGGTCCCTGTGCTCTTTCTGACGGCGCGTGGCGGTGTAGACGACCGTGTCAAGGGATTGGAACTGGGAGCGGACGACTACCTCGTCAAGCCATTCGCGTTCTCTGAGTTGCTGGCGCGGGTGCGGACGCTGCTGCGACGCGGAAGCGCTCCGAGCCAGCCTGATCGCATCCAGGTTGCCGATTTGGTGCTGGACTTGGCGCGCCGGCGCGCAACGCGCGCTGGCCAACGCATCAATCTCACCAGCAAGGAGTTCGCGTTGCTTGAGCTCCTGGCCCGTCGCCAGGGGGAGGTCCTTCCACGGTCTCTGATCGCGTCGCAGGTATGGGACATGAATTTCGACAGCGACAGCAACGTCATCGATGTAGCCATCCGCCGTCTACGCGCGAAGATAGACGATGCGTTCAATCCGAAGCTCATCCACACCGTGCGTGGAATGGGATACACGCTCGATGCGCCCGATGATGCCCCTGCGCCATAA
- a CDS encoding Cu(+)/Ag(+) sensor histidine kinase encodes MMPLRHKPRQSRPASLALRVTALVGIATTLVFLVFNWVILRSLEHHFAQQDAHELEAVTTALAQPLHQLASDIASDELKQHLANAVAGHHGMTYGVYDGAGNSIYATPGPDLSKLASSKKLVNRITADDLIVWQEDQRSYRGVVLQLPADDSAAPGYRIVAAMDIGFHLDFLAEFKRMLWWATGLVMCLALGVAWLAVQWGHLPIRKVNEEIRAIRSSKLDVRLDPRDVPIELAELVFAFNDMLARIEEGFTRLSHFSADIAHELRTPVTNLVTQTHVALGQPRSNEEYREILYSNLEEFDRMGRMIGDMLFLAQTENDPRNLRLSTIDLSELVRSLFDYFEALAEDSGITLGVKGAIGSIAADREMLTRALNNLLSNAIRHTPRGKSITVLLSQDEQWTTISVVNPGERIPERDLPKLFNRFYRVDPARQRNTAGAGLGLAIVKSIAEAHGGSVAVTSSELVTRFDLVLPHLRQ; translated from the coding sequence ATGATGCCCCTGCGCCATAAGCCGCGGCAAAGCCGTCCAGCGTCGCTTGCATTGAGGGTCACGGCCCTCGTTGGTATCGCCACGACCTTGGTGTTTCTTGTGTTCAATTGGGTCATTCTCCGGTCGTTGGAGCACCACTTTGCTCAACAGGATGCCCACGAACTGGAGGCAGTGACAACCGCTTTGGCTCAGCCCTTGCACCAGCTTGCAAGTGACATCGCAAGCGACGAACTGAAGCAACACTTGGCCAACGCAGTCGCAGGACATCATGGGATGACGTACGGCGTCTACGATGGGGCTGGCAATAGCATCTATGCCACGCCCGGTCCTGACCTGTCTAAACTTGCCAGTAGCAAAAAGTTGGTCAACCGCATCACCGCTGACGATTTGATCGTGTGGCAGGAGGATCAGAGGTCATATCGAGGTGTGGTGCTGCAACTGCCTGCTGACGATTCAGCGGCGCCCGGCTACCGCATCGTCGCTGCCATGGACATCGGCTTTCATCTCGACTTCCTGGCGGAGTTCAAGCGCATGCTCTGGTGGGCAACCGGCTTGGTCATGTGCCTGGCGCTCGGTGTGGCTTGGCTGGCGGTGCAGTGGGGCCACCTGCCGATTCGCAAGGTCAATGAAGAGATTCGGGCGATTCGCTCTTCAAAGCTGGATGTGAGGCTGGATCCTCGGGATGTGCCGATCGAACTGGCGGAACTGGTATTCGCCTTCAACGATATGTTGGCGAGAATCGAGGAAGGCTTCACCCGGCTATCACACTTTTCCGCAGACATCGCGCACGAGTTGCGCACGCCCGTCACCAACCTGGTCACGCAGACTCACGTGGCGCTTGGCCAGCCGCGCAGCAACGAGGAATACAGAGAAATCCTCTATTCAAATTTGGAAGAGTTTGATCGGATGGGACGCATGATTGGTGACATGCTGTTTCTTGCCCAAACGGAAAATGATCCCCGCAACTTGCGTCTGTCTACCATTGATCTGTCCGAATTGGTGCGGAGTCTGTTCGACTATTTCGAGGCGCTGGCAGAAGATAGCGGCATTACGCTTGGTGTTAAAGGGGCGATCGGCAGCATAGCGGCGGATCGGGAAATGCTCACCCGGGCGCTGAACAATCTTCTCTCGAATGCAATTCGACACACGCCTCGCGGCAAGAGCATCACGGTCTTGCTTTCGCAGGACGAGCAGTGGACAACGATCAGTGTGGTCAATCCCGGTGAGAGAATTCCTGAGCGCGATCTACCAAAGCTCTTCAACCGCTTCTACCGAGTTGATCCGGCACGGCAACGAAATACGGCGGGCGCCGGTCTTGGCCTTGCCATCGTGAAATCGATTGCGGAGGCACATGGTGGCTCCGTTGCCGTGACCTCCAGTGAGCTTGTCACCAGGTTTGACTTGGTATTGCCCCATCTGCGGCAGTAG
- a CDS encoding ArsR/SmtB family transcription factor — translation MNETQAISALGALAHTQRLRVFRALVVAGPEGLTPSVLADQLDVARNSLSFHLKELAHAGLVTIEQQGRNLIYRADFTQMNGLLGYLTEHCCQGGACEVTESSSACTSC, via the coding sequence ATGAACGAGACCCAAGCCATTTCCGCCCTCGGCGCCCTGGCCCATACCCAGCGGCTGCGCGTGTTCCGCGCCCTGGTGGTCGCTGGCCCCGAAGGGCTGACACCCAGCGTCCTCGCCGACCAGCTCGACGTGGCCCGCAACTCCCTGTCCTTCCACCTGAAAGAACTGGCCCATGCCGGCCTGGTCACCATCGAGCAGCAGGGCCGCAACCTGATCTACCGCGCCGACTTCACCCAGATGAATGGGCTGCTCGGCTATCTGACCGAGCACTGCTGCCAGGGCGGCGCGTGCGAGGTCACCGAATCCTCCTCTGCCTGTACTTCCTGCTGA
- a CDS encoding ArsI/CadI family heavy metal resistance metalloenzyme, translating into MKRFHVHLHVDDLNRSIGFYSQLFAAQPARVEGDYAKWMLEDPPVNFAISTRGNKPGIDHLGIQTDDAEELAVLKARAEAADMTLLDEGTTTCCYARSEKHWITDPQGVAWEHFHTLGNIPVFNEAAPAATSAAACCTPVRGKPVGVAVKPASSCC; encoded by the coding sequence ATGAAGCGCTTTCACGTCCACCTGCACGTCGATGACCTGAACCGCAGCATCGGCTTCTATTCCCAACTGTTCGCCGCGCAGCCCGCGCGCGTCGAAGGCGACTACGCCAAATGGATGCTCGAAGACCCGCCGGTCAACTTCGCCATCTCCACACGTGGCAACAAGCCGGGCATCGACCACCTGGGTATCCAGACCGACGATGCCGAGGAATTGGCGGTGCTGAAGGCCCGCGCCGAGGCGGCCGACATGACGCTGCTGGACGAGGGCACCACGACCTGCTGCTACGCGCGCAGCGAGAAGCACTGGATCACCGATCCGCAGGGCGTGGCCTGGGAGCACTTCCACACGCTGGGCAACATTCCGGTCTTTAACGAAGCGGCGCCTGCAGCGACTTCCGCCGCAGCGTGCTGTACCCCGGTGCGCGGCAAGCCGGTGGGCGTTGCGGTGAAGCCGGCTTCCTCCTGCTGCTGA